A stretch of DNA from Montipora capricornis isolate CH-2021 chromosome 1, ASM3666992v2, whole genome shotgun sequence:
cgtgaataaaaatcgccccgcactcaccaaccatgaagtaatctatattaaCATAACTGAaaggttttcttattgcatgatacataTATGAGCAGTTCTTTTTATATTCTTcccaaaataacttcaacaccatcaaagccatcaggtgaaacaaagtctgatgtaaatttaagaacatcttaaCGTTTTCAGCTTCACATCGCAAAAATAGATCAtgagggccgatttacacggtacgatttttgtcgcatgcgacaagctcacgacaggcttacgacatgacttacgattgtcgcagcgttttaagacatgttttaaaatgctacgacattatttctgacgtacacaacaatcgtaaatcatgttgtGGGCCTGttgtaagccgttgtcgcatgcgacaaaaatcgcaccgtgtaaatcgggcctaagaacgttcagcctctgCTTAAAAAAATAAGACGTTCGTTCGTTCCCTCGACAAATGACTCTTTGCCGTAAATCTCAGGATCGCCTCTGCTGAAGACTTCAGTATTGTCAACTGTGCTGCTTCAGAGTTTCTCTCTTTCTCGCATAAACGCACACCTCACCCACAAATATTTTCAAGCAACTCCTTTAAACCTTTCGATTTCAAAATCCTTTGCAAACGCAAGATTTCTAGTGATTAAaacaactattgtaagggacgTCTAATTAACAGCTATTACTGCTTAGTACAATTTCCATGGCTTTTAGAGACATGTACAGCATGTACTCTGACTTTTCAAAAGCTCCTGATTAGAAGTAAGTACTTTACAGTGTTAGTTATGGAATGAATAACAAGTTACGATCTACAACAAAAAAGAGTTACGTAAATCGCGTCGTACAGAACAGAATTTgacatttggtttcagtgttgtacacaaCATCACAGtcagtaaaatattagaaacacagctcactttgatacggagatgcaattgttgtagaagtccattactcgtcgcttttaagattccagatatttatttttcacggTCTTTCTTGTTTATCCCATTGaggttccattcttgagctccataaattaagggtatattttgtttaaagatccgctaaacgccattcgcattgcgttgacttcgacgccattgcaggttaattaaatattttactgtgtccaccgggtaaaatctacgcatttctactaacCCCTGAAACCTACCTAAAATACGCGCAaaagactctacgcacaaagagaatacttagcaggggaatgACAGGAGAGacctattgcgcaacttttccattttcttgacacggaaaaaaaaaagaaaaataatacaaGGGATAAGTTCCactcattttctgactggattgccatatgacaacccagtaataactCCTTGAAAGGAGCCGCAAGGCGGTTGCCGTTTATTTCACAGGTTTGGTTACCAATGATAAATGCAATAGTGCGATATGttataacaaataataataataatctttattatctcgtgataaaagaacatatctcgagttacaaatatatcaaatttaagaaattaCAGCTCTAGctatattaataaaaataacatcaaTAATCTAGCAACCTAAATACTATATTTAAAAATTAGTCTATTTACATACGAGTTTTTCAACCTTTCAGTATTAACTGCTGGGCGCTTTACAGATGTTTTCCTTAAGTTATAATtcgtttccttttcttttggtaaTATGCAGAAAATAGGACAAGGACTAATAGAGCGTGACTTATTTAAATTCAAGTCCGATTCTTCTAAAATACTACGAATTTCTATTTTAaccgatatatattttcttttaaaacttctgTCTAAAAATGATTGTATAGCAGTGAGATCAGAGTCAGACGCCCCATATACAGACAGGCCATACGTGAAATTCGGTAAAACTACTGTGTTACCAAAATGGTGGACCAGATGGGTCCACATCATGAAACTGCACATCACTTTAGGAGCAAAAcgtcttggctgtttgaaatgtATTTTAACTAGCTAGCTGGAAAACATTTGTTGAGACATAACTGTCGTTGATTTCCATTGCAACCGCATTTTACTCAAGTAAACTTATTAAATGCATGGCTCAAAGGAACCCGAAGATATTTTAAAGACCTTGTATTACCAATACTTGCtgataaaataattaacatCATCACGATAATTTCATTTAATAACTCCTTAGGTTGTTCCTTGTTTAAccgttgtggtctgtcttcaaTGAGATAGACCACCTTTTCCCCGTAAGTGGAGCTTCTGTGTAGATACCCTGCTTAGTGGCAAAAGtttataaataaatgtaaatactagtaaataaataaataaataaataaataaataaataagttttccCCGTACTGTCACTGAACTGATAACTGAGAGAGCAGTTTCGTTCTCAGTCCACCTGTCGCGAACTTTAAATCTGCAAAGCGATTTTAATTATCCGAAGTCTTGTATGTTAAATTTTTCATTCTAACACATTTTTTCTTGCTTGTTACAGACGTTTGCAAGTATAATCGTTATTTCTCAAAACGGTAAGTAACTCAACTTTTGTCAGTGGGGTAGGTATGTTGGCAGAAGATAAATCGCAGGCGTTGACTTTGactatttcttttatttaaaatcGCTCATTATATGAAATTCCCCTTACATATCAGAGCTGCTCAGGAAATTTTGTCCATTATTACAAAGATAaattctttctttccttctttttttttgggccCTTTTTTCATTCCTTGCTTAATTTCTTGCTGTTTCCTCTCTTCCAATCGGTCATatctttctttttattcagttttgtcaGAGATGGTAGTCCTTGACCATTGGCTACTAAATAATGAAGAGAAAGACATTAGGTTGGTGATGAACACTGAGGTCATTTTCGTTTATCCAAATTAGCAATAACTCTAGTAGACATTCTGGACAATTCaatgttgtatttttttctttttgaagatACATCAGCACCAATGCTTCGTCACCAACCACCTTTATCGAAGGCAGATGTCCAGGCAGTAAGGCTTTTTTAATAAGACAAGCAGGCAATGTCTTCAACTACGCCAAGTCACCAATAACCAATATCAATGGCCGAAGCTTTACGATTTCAATTTGGATCAAACAAATGAAGTGGGACCTTGGGTTTCAGGATGGCGGAATATATGGTGACTGGATTTATCAATGGCCGTCGGGTCAGTCATCGCAGTTTTTACTAAGCTATCAAAATCGGAAGTTTTTGTTCAGTCGCCATGTGCTCAATCGTAAGATAGAAAGGGAATGGTGGTCCGTAGAAAGTGCCTCAGTTCCCTTGGGTAGTTGGACACACGTTGCTATCACGTGGGATCACTTGACAGCAAAAGTATTCATCTTCGCTGACGGCAAACAAGTAGGATACACGACATATTATGCTGGGGAAATCTTTTACCCACCCACTCAGGCAAAGTACTACACAATTGGCAACAACGATCGTATTCCGGATCATGACGGCGACTTTAAAGGAGCAGTAATGGAGCTTTATGTCTTTGGCACGGCACTTTCACAAGATGAGATTAATAGCTTAAGAGGTGAGATATTACAGATTAGGACTTCATGGACAATGATTAGAGATAAAGATCCAGAAAATGATTTCACTTCATGAATGGGAGCAATTGCAAATCGAAAATGAAATCTAATTTTCGCAAGATGGCAAAGTAACTAGCTCCAATCTTAAATAAAACGGttgagaaaattgattttcaaGCCTTTGTAAGTGCAAAAATAATCAACGGAGTTTGAAGAACCCATCCTCTCTATTCAATGTTGTTTGGGCTTCCTTAACGTTTCTCCAATAGTGGCGGCTTCCTAAATTTTACActgtattctctattttcgaattccccataatacactttgtttgccccccaaattttgcataaacggTTTTGTCCGAACTACTAGATAAACATGCGCCGTTAAAGAAGCGCACTATTACATTGCGCCCAGCCGCTCCGTGGTACAATAATACAATCAGATATGAGAAACAAAGACGACGGAAATTTGAGCGCCGTTGGCGGGCATCCGGACTCACTGCGCATCGCGAACTGTACGTTGATCAATGTAATCTGGTCAATAAGTGCATTTTTGATGCTAAGATGGACTATTACTCCACGGCTATAAATGAAAATCATTCTGATCCCAGGCGTCTGTTTTCTACCTTCGATAAGCTGCTCCATCGAAAAGCTGAGAATAGATTACCTCAATCTGACGACAACGAATCCCTTGCAAATACTTTTGCTGACTTTtttgctaacaaaatttaaatgtTCGGGAGGAGCTGCAGTTGGAAAAGAACAGTGTGGACAATCAATTTCCCGAGCCTCCACCCTACCATGGTACCATGTTTTGTGAGTTTGAGCCTGTCACAACGAATGAATTATCTGAGCTTATCTGAGCTTATTATCAGGTCGTAAGTCCTGTGCCCTCGATCCAATTCCTGCATCGGTCTTAATGGGTTGCTTGGACCTGCTGTTACCGTTTATTACCAAAGTTGTGAATTTTTCACTACAACATGGTGTGATGGCTAGGGACATGAAAGAGGCCTTGCTTAaacctctcctcaaaaagcatCACTGGATAATGAGCTTTTAAGAACTACAGACCAGTATCCAATTTGATGTTTCTCTCCAAGTCTTGCGAGAAGATCGTCGCATCTCAGCTCAACAACCATTTGTGTGATAACAATCTTCAGGAATTGTTCCAGAGTGCATATAAGAATGGCCACAGCACTGAGTCTGCGCTCATTAGAGTACAGAATGATGTTCTGGGTGCTATAGATAACGACAAATGTGTTATTCTGCTGTTACTCGATCTTTCAGCAGCTTTTGACACAGTGGACCATGGAATACTACTTTCAAGACTGTCTATGTGCTATGGAATTGAAGGCACTGTACATAAATGGTTCAGGTCATATCTCTGCGACCGTAAGCAGTTCGTGGTTATCGAGAATGCAAAATCTTCCAGCCGTCCACTTACCTGTGGCGTACCACAGGGATCTGTTCTTGGGCCGATCCTGTATCTGTTGTATACCGCTCCTTTGGGTGATATAATGCGTCGTCATGGTATCTTATAtcacatgtatgctgatgacacgcaGATTTACCTGACGTTTAAGTCATCTGTGTTGGGAGACATGGAATTGTCCCGTGAACGAGTTGAGGCCTGTGTGCGTGATATCTATCGGTGGATGCTGTATAACAACTTGAAGATGAATAATGATAAAACAGAGCTTCTGATTCTGCACTCAAGATATCGTCCACGGCCATCGTTGGAATTTGTGACTGTCGTACATTCGCCAGTTTCCTCAACTCCATCTGCTCGGAACATCGGGGTTGTGTTTGATAGTACAATGAACTTTGAGAAGCATATAAGTGAAATCTGCAAGTCAGCCTTTTTTAACATTAGGAACATTTCTCAAGTTTGCAGAGCAGATATCTTAGTACTGAATCTACCAAAACCCTTGTAAATGCATTTGTTACGTCTCGAATCGATAGCTGTAATTCCTTATTATATGGCCTGCCTAACTATTTTCAGCGCTTACAGTATGCTCTTAATTCAGCTGCGAGGCTTATATCCATGTCACGCATGGCTGATCATATTACGCCTTTACTTATAGAATTGCATTGGCTTCCAGTAGAACAACGCATcaatttcaagattttattgtttACGTACAAGATTGTTAATGGTCTAGCACCAATGTACCTAAGTCAGTTGCTCGTACCATATGTTCCAAGGAGAGATCTTAGATCTGCCGACAAGTTacttttttgccagccagcataTAGTACCAAATCTTATGGGTCCAGGGCTTTTTCGGTTAGCGCTCCTTGTTTGTGGAACAAACTACCTATGGACATCAAGTGTAGTCctagtattgcaatttttaagcGGAAACTCaagacacatctttttaaattagcatattattaatttttatgttatTTATATTGTTATATTTAGGTGTTAATTGGATATGTATAACAAGTCTTAGACTTTTTGAACGGATGTATGTACAAtaggttttaattttttttttaaactgatgtatgtaaagcgcatttgggcAATTTTCGATGGTGGATTTACAGTACAGAAGTGTTTTCAGCCATCGCCATTGACCAAGCACATGAACAGAATACTGCTATGGTGAAGGGTCACGGGGGAGCTGTTGGGCTGACAGAAAATCCTGCCGCTCTACGGCGCTGGATGATTTTTGGTACAGAAGTTGCAAGGTTGATAGCAGAATTTGAAGCTTCCTCAGACACAGCATCACGAAGAGGCAAAAAGCACCCAGCTATCTTTCACTAAGGATGTGAAGTCTTTAATCTCGGTCATCGATGACATGGGAAATCCGTTCACTGATGAAAGTGGAGATCTTCTCGTTCTTGACACTAAAAATTTAGCTGATGCTTCTGTAGTGAAAACAGTAGAAGAGATCGAAACACTTGGACAAGAACAGTTCGAAACATTCGTCAAGGAGAGattaagtgaagaaaaaaaacaaagaacatgCATGATCCTATTAAGAAGAATAAGCTTCCACTGTTCAGAAGTCCTCGCCAGAAAGAACCATCCAAAGACAAGCAGCAAATCTCAACTTTAAGAGTGACTGTGCACTTTTCTCACGGCTGTTTATCTCGTGTCAAACAAGAGAAGGAGACttggacgtttttttttttaacatgaacACCAAGGTTGTCCACCATCAATATCACAAAATGGAAAGCTTCGTCTTCCAGGAAAGAAATCCGACCTGACAGACTGCATTCAATCACTTTCGCGCAGCCTCGAACCAGTGCCC
This window harbors:
- the LOC138049625 gene encoding uncharacterized protein — translated: MDISYVSSHRGLKHAIRRSGRYGPFMEITYDVCKYNRYFSKRYISTNASSPTTFIEGRCPGSKAFLIRQAGNVFNYAKSPITNINGRSFTISIWIKQMKWDLGFQDGGIYGDWIYQWPSGQSSQFLLSYQNRKFLFSRHVLNRKIEREWWSVESASVPLGSWTHVAITWDHLTAKVFIFADGKQVGYTTYYAGEIFYPPTQAKYYTIGNNDRIPDHDGDFKGAVMELYVFGTALSQDEINSLRGEILQIRTSWTMIRDKDPENDFTS